One window of Pseudomonas urmiensis genomic DNA carries:
- the mprF gene encoding bifunctional lysylphosphatidylglycerol flippase/synthetase MprF: MTAHNCEPQTPLAAALPVAAQRLPWVERLSRYRQPIGLALTLLLFGMALVACRHLLSELDIYALHDAMLSVPSQSLFGALLATVLGFVILLGYEWSASRYSGVQLPARTLVLGGFSAFAIGNAIGLSMLSGGSVRYRLYARQGLGAAEVARMTVFASLSLGCALPPLAALATLSNLPAASTALRMPAGWLAGIAIAVLALTALLVVGLYRRRLAEQPLRDSLLVQLGRRTLRLPSGRLAALQLLITALDVAAAATVLYLLLPEAPPFAAFVLVYLLALAAGVLSHVPGGVGVFEAILLAAFADQLGAAPLAAALLLYRLIYVVLPLLLACVLLLANEARRLLVAQQAIKAASGLAAPVLAILVFLSGVVLLFSGATPEIDTRLEHMGFLVPHRLIDASHFGASLIGVLCLLLAQGLRRRLSAAWLLTTILLLVGALLSLLKGFDWEEACVLTFTAALLALFRRSFYRPSRLLELPFSPVYLVASACVVGASVWLLLFAYQDVPYSHQLWWQFTLDADAPRGLRAAMGSAVLLVFVVLTWLLRTARPVIHLPNEHELQRAKQILLSSDQPDGGLALTGDKALLFHPNDNAFIMYARRGRSLVALYDPIGPAQERAEMIWQFRDLCDLHHARPVFYQVRAENLPFYMDIGLTALKLGEEARVDLRRFDLEAKGKEMKDLRYTWNRGGRDGLTLELHEPGQAPLEALKQISDAWLQGKNVREKGFSLGRFSPDYLQHFRIALIRFQGRPVAFANLLETQSNELASLDLMRAHPEAPKLTMEFMMIGLILHYKSHDYGRFSLGMVPLSGLQPRRGAPLTQRLGSMVFQRGEQLYNFQGLRRFKDKFQPDWEPRYMAVPAGLDPLVALADTAALIAGGLTGLVKR; the protein is encoded by the coding sequence ATGACCGCCCACAACTGCGAACCTCAAACGCCTCTGGCTGCGGCGCTGCCGGTTGCTGCCCAACGCCTGCCCTGGGTTGAACGGCTGAGCCGCTACCGCCAGCCGATTGGCCTGGCATTGACCCTGCTGTTGTTCGGCATGGCCTTGGTCGCTTGTCGCCATCTGCTCAGCGAGCTGGACATCTACGCGCTGCATGACGCCATGCTCAGCGTGCCTAGCCAATCGCTGTTCGGCGCCCTGCTGGCGACTGTGCTGGGCTTCGTCATTCTGCTCGGCTACGAATGGTCGGCCAGCCGCTACTCCGGCGTGCAATTGCCTGCCCGTACCCTGGTGCTGGGTGGCTTCAGCGCTTTCGCCATCGGCAATGCGATTGGTCTGTCGATGCTTTCCGGGGGGTCGGTGCGCTATCGTCTGTATGCCCGCCAAGGCCTGGGAGCTGCTGAAGTTGCGCGGATGACGGTGTTCGCCAGCCTATCACTGGGCTGTGCCCTGCCACCGCTGGCCGCATTGGCGACGTTGAGTAATCTACCCGCAGCCTCCACTGCCCTGCGCATGCCGGCAGGTTGGCTGGCCGGCATTGCAATCGCCGTGCTGGCCCTGACCGCCTTGCTGGTGGTTGGCCTGTATCGCCGCCGCCTGGCCGAGCAACCCTTGCGCGACAGCCTGCTGGTGCAGCTCGGCCGACGCACCTTGCGCCTGCCTAGTGGTCGCCTTGCGGCACTGCAATTGTTGATCACTGCGCTAGATGTCGCCGCCGCGGCCACGGTGTTGTACCTGCTGTTGCCCGAGGCACCGCCCTTCGCCGCTTTTGTGCTGGTCTACCTGCTGGCCTTGGCCGCTGGGGTACTCAGCCATGTGCCGGGTGGTGTCGGTGTGTTCGAGGCCATCCTGCTGGCGGCCTTCGCCGATCAACTGGGAGCTGCGCCACTGGCTGCTGCCCTGCTGCTGTATCGCTTGATCTATGTAGTGCTACCGCTGCTGCTGGCCTGCGTGCTGCTACTGGCCAACGAGGCGCGACGCTTGCTGGTGGCCCAGCAGGCGATCAAGGCCGCCTCAGGGCTGGCCGCGCCGGTATTGGCCATCCTGGTGTTCCTGTCTGGCGTGGTGCTGCTGTTCTCAGGGGCCACTCCAGAGATCGACACACGCCTGGAACACATGGGGTTCCTGGTGCCGCATCGGCTGATCGATGCCTCGCACTTTGGCGCCAGCCTGATTGGCGTACTGTGCCTGCTGCTGGCGCAAGGGCTGCGCCGGCGCCTGTCTGCTGCCTGGCTGCTGACTACGATCCTGCTGCTGGTCGGCGCGCTGCTGTCGCTGCTCAAGGGCTTTGACTGGGAAGAAGCCTGCGTGCTGACCTTTACCGCAGCGCTGCTGGCGCTGTTCCGGCGCTCATTCTATCGGCCCAGCCGCTTGCTGGAGCTGCCGTTCTCGCCGGTCTATCTGGTTGCCAGCGCCTGCGTCGTGGGCGCTTCGGTATGGCTGCTGCTGTTTGCCTATCAAGATGTTCCCTACAGCCATCAGTTATGGTGGCAATTCACCCTGGACGCCGACGCCCCACGCGGCCTGCGGGCAGCCATGGGCAGTGCGGTGCTGCTGGTGTTCGTGGTCCTGACCTGGCTGCTGCGCACTGCCAGGCCGGTGATCCACCTACCCAATGAACACGAGCTACAGCGCGCCAAGCAGATCCTGCTGAGCTCCGATCAGCCCGACGGTGGCCTGGCCCTGACCGGCGACAAGGCGCTGTTGTTCCACCCCAACGACAACGCTTTCATCATGTATGCCCGTCGTGGGCGCAGCTTGGTGGCCCTGTACGACCCGATCGGCCCGGCCCAGGAGCGCGCCGAGATGATCTGGCAGTTCCGCGACCTGTGCGACCTGCACCACGCCCGCCCGGTGTTCTACCAGGTGCGCGCAGAGAACCTGCCGTTCTACATGGACATCGGCCTTACCGCGCTCAAGCTCGGCGAAGAAGCGCGGGTCGACCTGCGCCGCTTCGACCTGGAGGCCAAGGGCAAGGAGATGAAAGACCTGCGCTACACCTGGAACCGCGGCGGCCGTGATGGCTTGACCCTTGAGCTACACGAACCCGGCCAAGCGCCACTTGAAGCACTCAAGCAGATCTCCGACGCCTGGCTGCAAGGCAAGAACGTACGCGAGAAAGGCTTCTCTCTGGGCCGCTTCAGCCCCGACTACCTGCAGCACTTTCGGATCGCCCTGATTCGCTTCCAAGGTCGCCCGGTAGCGTTTGCCAACTTGCTGGAAACGCAGAGCAACGAGCTGGCCAGCCTCGATCTGATGCGGGCGCACCCGGAGGCGCCGAAGCTGACCATGGAATTCATGATGATCGGCCTGATCCTGCATTACAAAAGCCATGACTACGGGCGCTTCAGCCTCGGCATGGTGCCGCTTTCCGGTCTGCAGCCACGGCGTGGCGCCCCCTTGACCCAACGCCTGGGTTCGATGGTGTTCCAGCGCGGCGAGCAGCTTTACAACTTCCAGGGCCTGCGGCGCTTCAAGGACAAGTTCCAGCCGGACTGGGAACCTCGTTACATGGCTGTGCCAGCCGGGCTCGACCCGCTGGTGGCGCTGGCCGACACTGCCGCCCTGATCGCGGGCGGCCTGACTGGATTGGTGAAACGTTGA
- a CDS encoding potassium transporter Kup, with protein MVQASSHAEGGQGAARPLSLLVAAVGVVYGDIGTSPLYTLKEVFSGGYGVPVNHDGVLGILSLILWSLIWVVSVKYVTFILRADNQGEGGIMALTALARRASAPYPKLRMLMVGCGLIGASLFYGDSMITPAVSVLSAVEGMGLAFDGIDHWVVPIAVVVLVALFLVQKHGTAKIGILFGPVMVTWFLVLAALGLHGISHSPEVLRAFDPAWAVRFFIVHPGMGVAILGAVVLALTGAEALYADMGHFGRKPIARAWFILVLPALVLNYFGQGALLLHDPEAARNPFYLLAPSWALLPLIGLATLSTVIASQAVISGAFSLTRQAIQLGYIPRMQIQHTSSDEQGQIYIGAVNWALMVAVVLLVIGFESSGALAAAYGVAVTGTMLMTTLLVSTVMLLLWKWPPLLAVPILLGFLLVDALFFTANLPKVVQGGAFPVLAGSVLFLLMTTWKRGKQILVERIDEAALPLPVFISSIRVQPPHRVEGTAVFLTARPDAVPHALLHNMLHNQVLHSQVVLLTVVSEDRPRVPEQERFEVEAYGDGFFRVLLHFGFMDEPDVPQALKLCHLEELDFSPMRTTYFLSRETVIASRLEGMARWRGTLFAFLLKNANGNLRFFNLPLNRVIELGTQVEI; from the coding sequence ATGGTTCAGGCAAGCAGTCACGCCGAAGGCGGGCAGGGCGCGGCACGGCCGCTGAGCCTGCTGGTGGCAGCTGTTGGGGTGGTCTACGGCGATATCGGTACCAGCCCGCTGTACACCCTCAAGGAAGTCTTCTCCGGCGGTTACGGGGTGCCGGTCAACCATGATGGGGTGCTGGGCATCTTGTCGTTGATCCTCTGGTCGTTGATCTGGGTGGTGTCGGTCAAGTACGTGACCTTCATCCTACGTGCCGACAACCAGGGCGAAGGTGGCATCATGGCCCTGACCGCCTTGGCCCGGCGGGCTTCGGCGCCGTATCCGAAGTTGCGCATGCTGATGGTCGGCTGTGGCCTGATCGGCGCCTCATTGTTCTATGGCGACAGCATGATCACCCCGGCGGTGTCGGTGTTGTCGGCGGTAGAGGGGATGGGGCTGGCCTTCGATGGCATTGACCATTGGGTGGTGCCGATTGCCGTGGTGGTGCTGGTGGCGCTGTTTCTGGTGCAAAAGCACGGCACGGCGAAGATCGGCATTCTGTTCGGCCCGGTGATGGTGACCTGGTTCCTGGTCCTGGCGGCGTTGGGCCTGCATGGGATTTCCCACAGCCCGGAAGTGCTCAGAGCCTTCGATCCGGCCTGGGCGGTGCGCTTCTTTATCGTGCATCCCGGCATGGGCGTGGCGATCCTTGGCGCGGTGGTGTTGGCGCTGACCGGTGCCGAGGCGCTGTATGCCGATATGGGCCATTTTGGCCGCAAGCCGATTGCTCGGGCTTGGTTCATCCTGGTGCTGCCGGCACTGGTGCTGAACTACTTCGGTCAGGGCGCGCTGTTGCTGCACGATCCTGAGGCAGCACGTAACCCGTTCTATCTATTGGCGCCGTCCTGGGCACTGCTGCCTTTGATCGGGCTGGCCACCCTGTCCACGGTAATCGCATCTCAAGCGGTCATTTCCGGGGCCTTCTCGCTCACCCGCCAGGCGATTCAGCTGGGCTACATCCCGCGCATGCAGATCCAGCACACCTCCAGCGATGAGCAGGGGCAGATCTATATCGGCGCAGTCAACTGGGCACTGATGGTGGCGGTCGTGCTGCTGGTGATCGGTTTCGAGTCGTCCGGCGCGCTGGCGGCAGCCTATGGCGTGGCAGTCACCGGCACCATGCTGATGACCACGCTGCTGGTTTCGACGGTGATGCTGTTGTTGTGGAAGTGGCCACCGCTGCTGGCGGTGCCGATCCTGTTGGGGTTCTTGTTGGTCGACGCGCTGTTTTTCACCGCCAACCTGCCCAAGGTCGTGCAGGGTGGCGCTTTCCCGGTGCTCGCCGGCAGCGTGCTGTTCTTGCTTATGACCACTTGGAAGCGCGGCAAGCAAATTTTGGTGGAGCGCATCGATGAGGCGGCGCTGCCGTTGCCGGTATTTATCAGCAGCATTCGTGTGCAGCCGCCGCATCGGGTCGAAGGCACGGCGGTGTTTCTGACCGCGCGGCCGGATGCAGTGCCGCACGCGCTGTTGCACAACATGCTGCACAACCAGGTACTGCATAGCCAGGTGGTGCTGCTGACGGTGGTCAGTGAGGACCGCCCGCGGGTCCCGGAACAGGAGCGCTTCGAAGTGGAGGCCTACGGCGATGGCTTCTTCCGAGTGTTGCTGCACTTTGGTTTCATGGATGAGCCGGATGTGCCCCAGGCACTGAAGCTGTGCCATCTGGAAGAGCTGGACTTCAGCCCCATGCGCACAACCTACTTCCTAAGCCGAGAGACGGTGATCGCCTCGCGGTTGGAAGGGATGGCGCGCTGGCGTGGCACGTTGTTCGCTTTCTTGTTGAAGAATGCCAACGGTAATCTGCGCTTCTTCAATTTGCCGTTGAACCGGGTGATCGAGCTGGGGACCCAGGTCGAGATTTGA
- the rimO gene encoding 30S ribosomal protein S12 methylthiotransferase RimO, protein MSTTPAPTTPKVGFVSLGCPKALVDSERILTQLRMEGYEVVPTYEDADVVVVNTCGFIDSAKAESLEVIGEAIKENGKVIVTGCMGVEEGSIRDVHPSVLSVTGPQQYEQVVNAVHEVVPPRQDHNPLIDLVPPQGVKLTPRHYAYLKISEGCNHSCSFCIIPSMRGKLVSRPVGEVLSEAERLVKAGVKEILVISQDTSAYGVDVKYKTDFWNGRPVKTRMLELCEALSSLGAWVRLHYVYPYPNVDDVIPLMAAGKILPYLDIPFQHASPKVLKSMKRPAFEDRTLARIKNWREQCPELVIRSTFIVGFPGETEEDFQYLLDWLTEAQLDRVGCFQYSPVEGAPANDLGLDEVPDDIKQDRWERFMAHQQAISAARLQMRIGKEIEVLIDEVEEQGSVGRSFFDAPEIDGSVFIDGDHGFKPGDKVRCRVVDADEYDMWAEPV, encoded by the coding sequence ATGTCCACCACCCCCGCTCCTACCACGCCGAAGGTAGGGTTTGTCTCTCTCGGATGCCCGAAGGCATTGGTCGATTCCGAGCGCATCCTGACCCAGCTGCGCATGGAAGGCTATGAAGTCGTGCCGACCTACGAGGACGCCGACGTAGTGGTGGTCAACACCTGCGGCTTCATCGACAGCGCCAAGGCCGAGTCGCTGGAAGTGATCGGCGAAGCGATCAAGGAAAACGGCAAGGTCATCGTCACCGGCTGCATGGGTGTCGAGGAAGGCAGTATCCGTGACGTGCACCCAAGCGTGCTGTCGGTGACCGGCCCGCAGCAGTACGAGCAGGTAGTCAACGCCGTGCACGAAGTGGTGCCGCCGCGCCAGGACCACAACCCGCTGATCGACCTGGTGCCACCTCAAGGCGTCAAGCTGACCCCACGTCACTACGCCTACTTGAAGATTTCCGAAGGCTGCAACCACAGCTGCAGCTTCTGCATCATTCCATCGATGCGCGGCAAGCTGGTCAGCCGTCCGGTAGGTGAAGTGCTGAGCGAGGCCGAGCGCCTGGTCAAGGCCGGCGTCAAGGAGATCCTGGTGATCTCCCAGGACACCAGCGCCTATGGCGTCGACGTCAAGTACAAGACCGACTTCTGGAACGGCCGCCCGGTCAAGACGCGCATGCTCGAGCTGTGCGAGGCCCTGAGCAGCCTGGGCGCCTGGGTGCGCCTGCACTACGTCTACCCCTACCCCAACGTCGACGACGTGATCCCGCTGATGGCGGCCGGCAAGATCCTGCCGTACCTGGACATCCCGTTCCAGCACGCCAGCCCGAAAGTGCTCAAGTCGATGAAGCGCCCAGCGTTCGAAGACCGCACCCTGGCGCGAATCAAGAACTGGCGCGAGCAGTGTCCTGAGCTGGTGATCCGTTCGACCTTCATCGTCGGCTTCCCTGGCGAAACCGAAGAAGACTTCCAATACCTGCTCGACTGGCTGACCGAAGCCCAGCTCGACCGCGTTGGTTGCTTCCAGTACTCCCCAGTCGAAGGCGCCCCGGCCAACGACCTGGGCCTGGACGAAGTGCCGGACGACATCAAGCAAGACCGCTGGGAGCGCTTCATGGCCCATCAACAGGCGATCAGCGCCGCGCGCTTGCAGATGCGCATTGGCAAAGAGATCGAAGTGCTGATCGATGAGGTCGAGGAACAGGGCTCGGTTGGCCGCAGCTTCTTCGATGCCCCTGAGATCGATGGCAGCGTGTTCATCGATGGCGACCATGGCTTCAAGCCCGGCGACAAGGTCCGTTGCCGCGTAGTCGATGCCGACGAATACGATATGTGGGCTGAGCCTGTCTGA
- a CDS encoding GNAT family N-acetyltransferase encodes MRSALTLQTPHVSDYPELVRVWEASVRATHDFLPDAYILLLREHVLRQYLDAVMLICCKDHARRILGFAGVANGRVDMLFVAPEQRGKGVGKRLLHYAIDELNAERLDVNEQNPQALGFYLHEGFEIVGRSATDGLGQPYPLLHLQLHPRKREQPR; translated from the coding sequence ATGCGCTCGGCATTGACGCTGCAAACCCCGCATGTAAGCGACTACCCCGAGCTGGTTCGAGTCTGGGAAGCCTCGGTTCGCGCCACCCATGACTTCCTGCCCGATGCCTACATCCTGCTACTGCGTGAGCATGTCCTGCGTCAGTACCTGGATGCGGTAATGCTGATCTGCTGTAAAGACCACGCCCGGCGCATCCTTGGTTTTGCCGGGGTGGCCAACGGCCGCGTCGATATGCTCTTCGTCGCCCCCGAGCAGCGTGGCAAAGGCGTCGGCAAGCGTCTGCTGCACTACGCCATCGATGAGCTGAACGCCGAACGGCTGGACGTCAATGAGCAGAACCCGCAAGCGCTGGGCTTCTACCTGCATGAAGGCTTCGAAATTGTCGGACGCTCGGCTACCGATGGTTTGGGCCAGCCCTACCCTCTGCTGCATCTGCAATTGCATCCGCGCAAACGCGAGCAACCCCGTTAG
- the dinB gene encoding DNA polymerase IV: MRKIIHIDCDCFYAAIEMRDDPTLAGRPMAVGGSADRRGVIATCNYEARAYGVRSAMSSRHALKLCPDLLIVKPRFEAYREASREIHAIFRDYTELIEPLSLDEAYLDVSDSQWFAGSATRIAEDIRRRVAKTLHITVSAGVAPNKFLAKIASDWRKPNGLFVITPGEVEAFVAALPVARLHGVGKVTADKLTRLGIDTCMDMRDWSKLALVREFGSFGERLWGLARGIDERVVHNDSRRQSVSVENTYDTDLPDLNTCLEKLPALLDSLNERVARMDSSYKADKPFVKVKFHDFSQTTLEQAGAGRDLESYRQLLSQAFARGGKPVRLLGVGVRLRDLRGAHEQLELFPGC; encoded by the coding sequence CTGCGCAAGATCATCCACATCGACTGCGACTGCTTTTACGCAGCCATCGAGATGCGTGACGACCCCACTCTGGCCGGTCGGCCGATGGCGGTGGGTGGCTCGGCAGATCGTCGCGGGGTGATCGCCACTTGCAACTACGAGGCGCGGGCCTATGGCGTGCGCTCTGCCATGTCGTCACGTCATGCGCTCAAGCTGTGCCCAGACCTGCTGATCGTCAAGCCGCGCTTTGAGGCCTACCGCGAGGCCTCACGCGAAATTCATGCGATTTTCCGCGATTACACCGAGCTGATCGAACCGCTGTCGCTGGATGAGGCCTATCTGGATGTCAGTGATAGCCAATGGTTTGCCGGCAGTGCCACGCGGATCGCCGAAGATATTCGTCGACGGGTGGCCAAGACCTTGCACATCACCGTCTCGGCGGGCGTTGCGCCGAACAAGTTTCTGGCCAAGATTGCCAGTGACTGGCGCAAACCCAATGGCCTGTTTGTCATCACCCCGGGTGAAGTCGAGGCTTTTGTGGCGGCCTTGCCGGTTGCGCGGTTGCATGGGGTGGGCAAGGTCACCGCCGATAAGCTGACGCGGTTGGGCATCGATACCTGCATGGACATGCGCGACTGGTCAAAGCTGGCCCTGGTGCGCGAGTTCGGCAGTTTTGGCGAGCGGTTGTGGGGGCTGGCGCGGGGCATAGATGAGCGCGTGGTGCACAACGACAGCCGCCGGCAGTCGGTCAGCGTCGAGAACACCTACGATACCGATCTTCCGGACTTGAACACTTGCCTGGAGAAGCTACCGGCGCTGCTGGACAGTCTCAATGAGCGGGTTGCGCGCATGGACAGTAGCTACAAGGCGGACAAACCCTTCGTGAAGGTCAAGTTTCACGATTTCAGCCAGACGACACTAGAGCAGGCCGGGGCGGGGCGCGATCTGGAAAGTTATCGGCAGTTGCTCAGCCAGGCATTCGCTCGCGGTGGCAAGCCGGTGAGGTTGTTGGGGGTGGGGGTGCGGTTAAGGGATTTGCGTGGGGCGCATGAGCAGTTGGAGCTCTTCCCTGGCTGCTGA
- a CDS encoding proline--tRNA ligase has translation MRTSQYLLATQKETPADAVVISHQLMLRAGMIRKLASGLYTWLPMGLRVMRKVEAVVREEMNAAGALEVLMPSIQPAELWQESGRWEQYGPELLRLKDRHGREFCVGPTHEEVITDLARNELSSYKQLPLNMYQIQTKFRDEIRPRFGLMRGREFIMKDAYSFHADQASLQETYDRMHQAYCNIFTRLGLDFRPVQADTGSIGGSYSHEFHVLASSGEDDVIFSDTSDYAANIEKAEAIPRETVRPAPTEELRLVDTPDAKTIAQLVENYNLAIEKTVKTLIVRGAEEGKLIALVVRGDHELNEIKAAKLEQVADPLVMATDAELRDAIGAGAGSLGPLNLPLECIIDRSVALMSDFGIGANIDDKHYFGVNWERDLPVPQVADLRNVVAGDPSPDGQGTLVIKRGIEVGHIFQLGTKYSEALKCQVLGENGKPVVLSMGCYGIGVSRVVAAAIEQNFDDKGIIWSDTLAPFQIALVPLRYETEQVREATDKLYAELTAAGFEVLLDDRDKKTSPGIKFADMELIGIPHRIVVSDRGLAEGNLEYKHRTEQEAQPLPLNDVLTFLQARIRR, from the coding sequence ATGCGCACCAGTCAATATTTGCTCGCCACCCAGAAAGAAACCCCTGCAGATGCAGTGGTCATCAGCCACCAGCTCATGCTGCGTGCCGGCATGATCCGCAAGCTGGCCTCCGGCCTGTACACCTGGCTGCCGATGGGCCTGCGGGTAATGCGCAAGGTCGAAGCCGTGGTGCGCGAAGAAATGAACGCTGCTGGCGCCCTGGAAGTGCTGATGCCGAGCATCCAGCCTGCCGAACTGTGGCAGGAATCCGGCCGCTGGGAGCAATACGGCCCTGAGCTGCTGCGCCTCAAGGACCGTCACGGCCGTGAGTTCTGCGTCGGCCCGACCCACGAAGAGGTCATCACTGACCTGGCCCGCAACGAGCTCTCCAGCTATAAACAGCTGCCGCTGAACATGTACCAGATCCAGACCAAGTTCCGTGACGAAATCCGTCCACGCTTTGGCCTGATGCGCGGCCGCGAATTCATCATGAAGGACGCCTACTCGTTCCATGCCGACCAGGCTTCCCTGCAGGAAACCTACGACCGCATGCACCAGGCGTACTGCAACATCTTCACCCGCCTGGGCCTGGATTTCCGTCCGGTGCAGGCCGACACCGGCTCCATCGGTGGCAGCTACTCGCACGAATTCCACGTGCTGGCCTCCTCCGGCGAAGACGACGTGATCTTCAGCGACACCTCCGACTACGCCGCCAACATAGAGAAGGCCGAGGCCATCCCGCGTGAAACCGTGCGTCCTGCCCCTACCGAGGAGCTGCGCCTGGTCGACACCCCGGACGCCAAGACCATCGCCCAGTTGGTCGAGAACTACAACCTGGCGATCGAGAAGACCGTCAAGACCCTGATCGTGCGCGGCGCCGAAGAAGGCAAGCTGATCGCCCTGGTGGTACGTGGCGACCACGAGCTCAACGAAATCAAGGCCGCCAAGCTTGAGCAGGTCGCAGATCCGCTGGTCATGGCTACCGATGCCGAACTGCGTGACGCCATTGGCGCCGGCGCAGGCTCGCTGGGCCCGCTGAACCTGCCGCTGGAATGCATCATCGACCGTTCGGTCGCCCTGATGAGCGACTTTGGCATCGGCGCCAACATCGACGACAAGCACTACTTCGGCGTCAACTGGGAACGTGACCTGCCCGTTCCACAAGTGGCCGACCTGCGCAACGTGGTTGCCGGCGACCCAAGCCCAGATGGCCAGGGCACCCTGGTGATCAAGCGCGGCATCGAAGTGGGCCACATCTTCCAGCTCGGCACCAAGTACAGCGAGGCGCTCAAGTGCCAGGTACTGGGTGAAAACGGCAAGCCAGTCGTGCTCTCGATGGGCTGCTACGGCATTGGCGTGTCGCGCGTGGTCGCTGCTGCCATCGAGCAGAACTTCGATGATAAAGGCATCATCTGGAGCGACACCTTGGCGCCCTTCCAGATTGCCCTGGTACCGCTGCGCTACGAGACCGAGCAGGTTCGCGAGGCAACCGACAAGCTGTACGCCGAACTGACCGCTGCAGGTTTCGAAGTACTGCTGGACGACCGTGACAAGAAGACCAGCCCGGGCATCAAGTTCGCCGACATGGAATTGATCGGCATTCCACACCGGATCGTGGTCAGCGACCGCGGCCTGGCCGAGGGCAACCTGGAGTACAAGCACCGCACTGAGCAGGAAGCCCAGCCTCTGCCGCTCAATGACGTGCTGACCTTCCTGCAAGCCCGCATCCGTCGCTGA
- a CDS encoding virulence factor family protein, whose translation MIRRYWQYVLIALLVALAAAAVGFWLWTRPAPEAHIEHLALTDGSSLVRATPGVHAKARVAIGVPEDQALSDKQLLDLSQAGEAQLVQVILPPNDCAKQQQALDQAISHLSAAPTLVAGIGPGGAQAWRWLASQRDDKARAISVDFNLEQPGCPALPKAAAHGHWNVAWNDNPDDASAAFVRDQANAETSISDYDIHLPQVLKSQLTQALVGHDGNALSIPVVEVPAGQTTDTVTLFLSGDGGWRDLDRDVAGEMAKLGYPVVGIDTLRYYWQHKTPEQSAADLSELMQHYRQKWGTKRFVLTGYSFGADVLPAIYNRLPVEDQQRVDAVILLAFARSGSFEIEVEGWLGKEGQEAPTGPEMARMPAAKVVCIYGVEESDESGCTDHTAVGERLKLPGGHHFDENYPALAKRLIGEIETRQGKSSVAEQN comes from the coding sequence ATGATCCGACGCTATTGGCAGTACGTATTGATTGCCTTGCTGGTGGCCCTGGCGGCTGCGGCAGTAGGGTTCTGGCTGTGGACCCGCCCAGCGCCGGAGGCGCACATTGAGCACCTGGCGCTGACCGATGGCAGCAGCCTGGTTCGTGCCACCCCAGGTGTGCACGCCAAGGCCCGCGTGGCCATCGGCGTACCTGAGGATCAGGCACTGAGCGATAAACAGTTGCTCGACCTGAGCCAGGCCGGTGAGGCGCAACTGGTGCAAGTGATCCTGCCACCCAATGACTGCGCCAAGCAGCAACAGGCCCTGGACCAGGCCATCAGCCATTTGTCCGCTGCGCCCACCCTGGTGGCAGGCATCGGCCCTGGCGGTGCCCAGGCCTGGCGTTGGCTGGCCAGCCAACGCGACGACAAGGCGCGCGCCATCTCGGTTGACTTCAACCTCGAACAACCCGGCTGCCCGGCACTGCCCAAGGCTGCTGCCCACGGCCATTGGAACGTGGCCTGGAACGACAACCCGGACGACGCCAGCGCCGCCTTCGTGCGTGACCAGGCCAATGCCGAGACCAGCATCAGCGACTACGACATCCACCTGCCACAAGTGCTCAAGAGCCAGCTGACCCAAGCCCTGGTCGGCCATGACGGCAATGCCTTGAGCATCCCAGTGGTAGAAGTGCCGGCGGGCCAAACCACCGATACCGTGACCCTGTTCCTTTCCGGTGACGGCGGCTGGCGTGACCTCGATCGCGATGTCGCCGGCGAGATGGCCAAGCTCGGCTACCCAGTGGTGGGTATCGATACCCTGCGCTACTACTGGCAGCACAAGACGCCCGAGCAAAGCGCTGCCGACCTGTCCGAGTTGATGCAGCACTATCGGCAGAAATGGGGTACCAAGCGCTTCGTGCTCACCGGCTACTCGTTCGGCGCCGATGTGCTGCCAGCGATCTACAACCGCTTGCCAGTAGAAGACCAGCAACGGGTCGACGCGGTGATCCTGCTGGCCTTCGCCCGCAGTGGCAGTTTTGAGATCGAAGTCGAGGGCTGGTTGGGCAAGGAAGGCCAGGAAGCGCCGACCGGGCCGGAAATGGCCCGCATGCCGGCGGCCAAGGTGGTGTGCATCTATGGTGTGGAAGAAAGCGACGAGAGTGGCTGTACCGATCACACTGCGGTCGGCGAGCGCCTGAAACTACCGGGCGGGCATCATTTCGATGAGAACTACCCGGCGCTGGCCAAGCGCTTGATCGGCGAGATCGAGACGCGCCAGGGCAAATCGAGCGTCGCAGAGCAGAACTGA